From Salvelinus sp. IW2-2015 linkage group LG18, ASM291031v2, whole genome shotgun sequence, a single genomic window includes:
- the LOC111977700 gene encoding dynein light chain Tctex-type protein 2-like, whose amino-acid sequence MSERRGSIMKGIHKDSHTDRLRGSTMDIEMHDDDDSHPVKRGSSVWKSGFKGKLANTYRLGPKQKFLPHLIQKKGEELMNQAFGELAYDHDNCRDVADKVAADILAFCKEQVFDRYRYVARVVVGDKKGQTVKIASRTLWDDEKDNFLTLNFENRHLFAVGMVFAIYFE is encoded by the coding sequence ATGTCTGAGCGTAGGGGTAGCATTATGAAGGGGATTCACAAAGATAGCCATACTGACAGGCTCCGAGGGTCAACCATGGACATTGAAATGCATGACGACGACGACTCCCACCCTGTGAAACGAGGGTCTTCAGTTTGGAAATCAGGGTTCAAAGGGAAACTAGCCAACACCTACAGGTTGGGACCAAAGCAGAAGTTTCTTCCCCATTTGATTCAGAAGAAAGGCGAGGAGTTGATGAACCAAGCATTCGGTGAGCTGGCCTACGACCACGACAACTGTCGAGATGTGGCTGATAAAGTGGCTGCAGATATCCTGGCGTTCTGCAAAGAGCAAGTGTTCGACCGCTACAGATACGTGGCCAGGGTGGTCGTCGGCGACAAGAAAGGCCAGACAGTGAAGATAGCAAGCCGTACCCTGTGGGATGATGAAAAGGACAACTTTCTGACTCTCAACTTTGAGAACAGACACCTTTTCGCTGTTGGCATGGTTTTTGCCATTTATTTCGAGTGA
- the tmem204 gene encoding transmembrane protein 204, whose amino-acid sequence MAVQRLVTAAVAVALLSLVLNNVAAFTPSWVLQALEDGRKRSVGLWRMCPVMTGGERGRDEHGVGGSNRRGQGSQRPCEDLGWGSEFAGYQESRSTVKLQFDMMRACNLMATVALTAGQLIFLLGLMELPFVTQDSQWWEEAIAALFQLASFVLVIGLVTFYRIGPYTHLSYSCYVDIAACLLATLAAAMLIWNILHRRDDCLTPRVIVISRSLASNFHPRLDNDYVESPC is encoded by the exons ATGGCCGTGCAGCGGCTGGTGACGGCGGCGGTGGCGGTGGCCCTGCTGTCCCTGGTCCTCAACAACGTGGCGGCCTTCACCCCCAGCTGGGTGCTGCAGGCCCTGGAGGATGGACGCAAGCGCAGCGTGGGGCTGTGGAGGATGTGTCCCGTCatgactggaggagagaggggccgGGATGAACACGGTGTTGGGGGGTCCAATAGGAGAGGTCAGGGGTCTCAGAGGCCGTGTGAGGACCTGGGCTGGGGCTCGGAGTTTGCAGGCTACCAAGAGTCCCGCAGCACCGTCAAAT TGCAGTTTGACATGATGCGAGCGTGTAACCTGATGGCTACGGTGGCACTGACGGCCGGGCAGCTCATCTTCCTGCTGGGCCTGATGGAGCTGCCCTTCGTCACCCAGGACTCCCAGTGGTGGGAGGAGGCCATCGCCGCACTGTTCCAGTTGGCCA GTTTTGTGCTGGTGATCGGCTTGGTGACGTTCTACCGGATTGGCCCGTACACACACCTGTCCTACTCGTGCTACGTGGACATCGCCGCCTGCTTATTGGCCACGCTCGCCGCTGCCATGCTCATCTGGAACATCCTGCATCGCCGCGACGACTGCCTCACACCCCGGGTCATTGTCATCAGCCGCTCGCTGGCGTCGAACTTCCACCCACGCCTCGACAACGACTATGTGGAGTCGCCCTGCTGA